Proteins encoded in a region of the Brevundimonas vesicularis genome:
- a CDS encoding rod-binding protein, which yields MTDLSVSADLLRPAAAAPTAVNRDKIAETAKAFEATFISQMLKPMFEGLSTDGLFGGGQGEATWRSFMLDEMAKSTVKAGGIGLSNTVMAEMLKMQEGRQ from the coding sequence ATGACCGACCTGAGCGTCTCCGCCGATCTGCTGCGCCCCGCCGCGGCTGCGCCGACCGCCGTGAACCGTGACAAGATCGCGGAAACCGCCAAAGCCTTCGAGGCCACCTTCATTTCCCAGATGCTGAAGCCGATGTTCGAAGGCCTGTCGACCGACGGCCTGTTCGGCGGCGGTCAGGGCGAGGCGACATGGCGCAGCTTCATGCTGGACGAAATGGCCAAGAGCACGGTGAAGGCCGGTGGCATCGGCCTGAGCAACACCGTCATGGCCGAAATGCTGAAGATGCAGGAGGGCCGGCAATGA
- a CDS encoding CC_3452 family protein: MRALLIAAALFAAAPAVAQAPAATSLTLADAAKAPARATIIDGARWSCEGATCTAAGGTEQPATRACRRVVQKFGPVTAFSYKGVALSADELAVCNA, translated from the coding sequence ATGCGCGCTTTGCTGATCGCCGCCGCCCTGTTCGCCGCCGCCCCTGCGGTCGCCCAAGCCCCCGCCGCCACCAGCCTGACGCTGGCCGACGCCGCCAAGGCGCCCGCACGCGCCACCATCATCGACGGCGCTCGTTGGTCCTGCGAAGGCGCGACCTGCACCGCCGCAGGCGGCACGGAACAGCCCGCGACGCGCGCCTGCCGTCGCGTGGTTCAGAAGTTCGGTCCCGTGACCGCCTTCTCGTACAAGGGCGTCGCCCTGAGCGCAGACGAACTGGCCGTGTGCAACGCTTGA
- the gltX gene encoding glutamate--tRNA ligase, with translation MSVKVRFAPSPTGKLHVGNVRTALVNWMFAKGRGGSFVLRIDDTDLARSTPEFEQGIEDDLTWLGMPWDERYNQSKRFDRYEEAAARLKASGRLYPAYETADELDRRRKVQLSRGLPPIYDRAALELTEEQKAAYEAEGRRPHWRFKLDGKRVAWEDLARGHAEVDTASMSDPVLIREDGLFLYTLPSVVDDIDMAITHIIRGEDHVTNTGAQIEIFEALGATVPGFAHMPLLVGADGAALSKRLGSLSISDMREQGYEPIAITSHLGRIGTSDPLEVGASVDALGQSFAFSKMGRSPARYDTADLDRLNAQALHVMDYATAQPRLQALGADLGEAFWNTVRGNLMKFADVADMAQIVRGPIQPVIEDTTFIETALRLLPEVIDENAWSAWTSAVKAETGAKGKALFMPLRLALTGQQHGPDMAAMAPLIGRETIQRRLRGEAA, from the coding sequence ATGTCCGTCAAGGTTCGTTTCGCCCCGTCGCCCACGGGTAAGCTGCACGTCGGCAATGTCCGCACCGCCTTGGTGAACTGGATGTTCGCCAAGGGGCGGGGCGGGTCATTTGTGCTGCGCATCGACGACACCGACCTGGCGCGCTCCACGCCCGAGTTCGAACAGGGAATCGAAGACGACCTGACTTGGCTGGGAATGCCGTGGGACGAGCGCTACAATCAGTCCAAGCGCTTCGATCGCTACGAAGAAGCGGCCGCCAGGCTGAAGGCGTCGGGGCGGCTTTATCCCGCCTATGAGACCGCTGACGAGTTGGACCGTCGGCGCAAGGTGCAACTGTCGCGCGGCCTGCCGCCGATCTATGACCGCGCGGCGCTGGAACTGACCGAAGAGCAGAAGGCCGCTTACGAAGCCGAAGGGCGCCGCCCCCATTGGCGCTTCAAACTGGACGGCAAGCGCGTCGCCTGGGAAGACCTGGCGCGCGGTCATGCGGAGGTGGACACCGCCTCGATGTCGGACCCGGTGCTGATTCGCGAGGACGGTCTGTTCCTCTATACCCTGCCGTCGGTGGTCGATGACATCGATATGGCCATCACGCACATCATCCGGGGCGAGGATCACGTCACCAACACCGGGGCGCAGATCGAAATCTTCGAAGCGCTGGGCGCGACGGTTCCGGGGTTCGCCCACATGCCGTTGCTGGTCGGCGCCGACGGCGCCGCCTTGTCCAAGCGTCTGGGATCGCTGTCGATCAGTGACATGCGCGAACAAGGCTATGAGCCGATCGCGATCACCAGCCACCTCGGCCGGATCGGGACCTCTGATCCGCTGGAAGTCGGCGCCTCGGTGGACGCTCTGGGACAGAGCTTCGCCTTTTCCAAGATGGGCCGTTCGCCGGCGCGTTACGATACGGCCGATCTGGACCGACTAAACGCCCAAGCGCTGCACGTCATGGACTATGCGACGGCGCAGCCGCGTCTTCAGGCTCTCGGCGCCGATCTGGGGGAAGCCTTCTGGAATACGGTGCGGGGCAATCTGATGAAGTTCGCCGACGTCGCGGACATGGCGCAGATCGTCCGTGGTCCGATCCAACCCGTCATCGAAGATACGACCTTCATCGAAACGGCGCTGCGTCTGCTGCCGGAAGTGATCGACGAGAACGCCTGGTCGGCGTGGACCTCGGCCGTCAAGGCCGAGACGGGCGCCAAGGGCAAGGCGCTGTTCATGCCGCTGCGTCTGGCGCTGACGGGGCAGCAGCACGGGCCGGACATGGCGGCCATGGCGCCGCTGATCGGTCGCGAAACCATCCAGCGGCGTCTGAGAGGCGAGGCGGCCTAA
- a CDS encoding K+/H+ antiporter subunit F, with translation MTAAVLTWGLGLAQLMLTCAMGLAAWRIIHGPRAQDRVLGMDTLYLNSMLLVVVFGIRTNSQLYFEAALVIGMLGFAATVALAKFLMRGEVIE, from the coding sequence ATGACGGCGGCGGTGCTGACCTGGGGTCTGGGTCTGGCCCAGCTGATGCTGACCTGCGCCATGGGCTTGGCGGCATGGCGGATCATTCACGGTCCGCGCGCCCAGGATCGCGTCCTGGGCATGGACACGCTTTATCTGAACAGCATGCTGCTGGTGGTGGTGTTCGGCATCCGCACCAACAGCCAGCTCTATTTCGAGGCCGCCTTGGTGATCGGCATGCTGGGCTTCGCCGCCACCGTGGCCCTGGCCAAGTTCCTGATGCGCGGCGAGGTGATTGAATGA
- a CDS encoding TIGR00730 family Rossman fold protein, with product MSLPPVSFLPFDGSSVCLFCGASETADPTYTEAAYAFGKVAAEAGWRLVYGGGGVGLMGASARGAHEAGGRVVGIMPAFLRSRERLFDDVETVVVTSMHERKQLMYDQSDAFVVAPGGIGTLEEVVELLSWKRLDLHHKPVVFLNLNGFWNGFFDLMKHSVAEGMTPPSFLDAWTVAETVEEAMAQVQAGGDAPQLKHDHR from the coding sequence ATGTCCCTGCCCCCCGTTTCGTTCCTGCCGTTCGACGGCTCTTCCGTCTGCCTGTTCTGCGGCGCCTCCGAGACCGCCGATCCCACCTATACCGAGGCGGCCTACGCGTTTGGCAAGGTCGCGGCCGAGGCGGGCTGGCGGCTGGTCTATGGTGGCGGCGGCGTGGGCCTGATGGGGGCCTCAGCGCGTGGCGCGCATGAGGCGGGCGGCCGGGTCGTCGGCATCATGCCGGCTTTCCTGCGCAGCCGCGAACGCCTGTTCGACGACGTCGAGACTGTCGTCGTCACTTCGATGCATGAGCGCAAACAACTGATGTACGACCAGTCCGACGCCTTCGTGGTCGCGCCCGGCGGCATCGGCACCCTGGAAGAGGTCGTGGAGCTGCTGTCCTGGAAGCGGCTGGACCTGCACCACAAGCCGGTCGTCTTCCTGAACCTGAACGGCTTCTGGAATGGCTTCTTCGACCTGATGAAGCATAGCGTCGCAGAAGGAATGACGCCGCCGTCGTTCCTGGACGCCTGGACCGTCGCCGAAACCGTCGAAGAGGCGATGGCGCAGGTTCAGGCCGGCGGCGATGCGCCGCAATTGAAACATGATCATCGATAA
- a CDS encoding EAL domain-containing protein — protein sequence MTLTTRLLGLAFASADTLVEVDPKGVVAFAIGAGAVAGEDAGATWTGRPLLDLLHDGASTLTALQGMKAGVRIPATSILVAAGPDRVRRASFRAFVLPQMAPAVSCAISYEGPAFALEDLDTRPLLEPEDFLADAGRVLESNPDLALSFLDITGLENVTGEAADRLNRRIEATLQSAAVEGSSASQVTGVRYALLRPANDRRDIAAEIVEAGRAEGLSLGAEAFSSPVPPGSDSLCVLRAMRFAIEGCLKGDGLANPQIAFADSLKRTFRDAETFRSLVKSREFQVHYQPIVHLDSRAVHHFEALTRFSGNGGPAEAIRMAEELDMIESFDLAVAEKVLKRMRQPGAGLLKMAINVSGASLGDDTYVEQLLRMTAGAPEERRRLMVEVTETSAVADIEAADRRLAGLREAGIKVCIDDFGAGAAAFDYLRKLSVDSVKIDGAIVRDIQTDQRSKAMLHSIVEMCRSMRLETIAEMIETDGVAAELKAAGVEYGQGWLFGRAEAEPRTQLSSPSMVRRKGAVEAWG from the coding sequence ATGACGCTGACCACTCGCCTCCTAGGCCTGGCCTTCGCTTCCGCCGACACCCTGGTGGAGGTGGATCCGAAAGGCGTGGTCGCCTTTGCGATCGGCGCGGGCGCCGTGGCCGGCGAAGACGCAGGCGCGACCTGGACGGGCCGTCCCCTGCTCGATCTGCTGCACGACGGCGCCTCTACCCTGACCGCCCTGCAAGGCATGAAGGCCGGCGTGCGTATTCCCGCGACATCGATCCTGGTGGCGGCCGGACCTGACCGCGTGCGCCGCGCCTCGTTCCGCGCCTTCGTCCTGCCGCAGATGGCGCCAGCCGTCTCCTGCGCCATCTCCTACGAAGGCCCGGCCTTTGCGCTGGAGGATCTGGACACACGGCCGCTTCTGGAACCGGAGGATTTCCTGGCCGACGCCGGGCGCGTGCTGGAGTCCAATCCCGACCTGGCCCTGTCCTTCCTCGACATCACGGGGTTGGAGAATGTCACCGGCGAAGCCGCCGATCGTCTGAACCGCCGCATCGAGGCCACGCTTCAGTCCGCCGCCGTCGAGGGATCGAGCGCGTCACAGGTCACCGGCGTCCGCTATGCCCTTCTCCGCCCCGCCAACGACCGTCGCGACATCGCCGCCGAGATCGTGGAAGCCGGTCGCGCCGAAGGCCTGTCGCTGGGTGCGGAGGCGTTCAGCTCGCCCGTGCCGCCGGGATCGGATTCCCTGTGCGTGCTGCGCGCCATGCGGTTCGCCATCGAAGGCTGCCTGAAGGGCGACGGCCTCGCCAATCCGCAGATCGCCTTCGCAGACTCCCTGAAGCGCACCTTCCGCGACGCCGAGACCTTCCGCAGTCTGGTCAAATCACGCGAGTTCCAGGTTCACTATCAGCCCATCGTCCATCTGGATTCCCGAGCCGTCCATCACTTTGAGGCCCTGACCCGATTCAGCGGCAACGGCGGTCCCGCCGAAGCCATTCGCATGGCCGAAGAGCTGGACATGATCGAGTCATTCGATCTCGCGGTGGCGGAAAAGGTGCTGAAGCGGATGCGCCAGCCCGGCGCCGGCCTGCTGAAGATGGCGATCAATGTCTCTGGCGCCTCGCTGGGCGACGACACCTATGTCGAGCAGTTGCTGCGCATGACCGCTGGCGCGCCCGAAGAACGTCGTCGCCTGATGGTCGAGGTGACCGAAACCTCAGCCGTCGCAGACATCGAAGCCGCCGACCGTCGCCTGGCCGGGCTGCGCGAAGCCGGCATCAAGGTCTGCATCGACGATTTCGGCGCGGGAGCCGCCGCCTTCGACTATCTGCGCAAACTGTCGGTGGACTCGGTCAAGATCGACGGGGCCATCGTTCGCGATATCCAGACCGACCAACGCTCCAAGGCTATGCTGCACAGCATCGTCGAAATGTGCCGTTCGATGAGGCTGGAAACCATCGCCGAGATGATCGAAACCGACGGCGTCGCCGCAGAACTCAAGGCGGCGGGCGTCGAATACGGCCAAGGCTGGCTGTTCGGCCGCGCCGAAGCCGAGCCGCGCACCCAACTGTCCAGCCCGTCGATGGTCCGTCGCAAGGGCGCCGTCGAGGCCTGGGGCTGA
- a CDS encoding monovalent cation/H+ antiporter subunit D: MIDWNAHLIIGPIVLPMIIASAMLLLDERRRTLKAALSLSAMAAILIMALVLLHESANGAVGGGDTARVYRLGSWAAPYGIVLVADRLSTMMVALTSVLGGCALIFALARWDRAGPRFHALFLLLIMGVNGALLTGDLFNLFVFFEIMLAASYGLALHGSGEARVRAGVIYIAVNLTASLLFLIGVSLIYGVTGTLNMADVATRVATVSADDLGLFHIGAAVLGTAFLIKCAMWPLGFWLTPTYSAASAPAAAVFAILSKVGVYVVIRLSLLLFGADAGASAGFGLTWLFVGGLATIAFGTFGLIASRDLSRAAGFGVMISSGTVLASLGVGDAATLSGALFYLIGSTLACAALFLLAEILQRGRESDVGEARAVFDDEYRDPFDDEERNEPGLVIPAAVAALGGAFLICTLMVAGLPPLAGFVGKLSMISALVGVGDAAAWTLVAVLSVSSLGALIGLTRLGVGAIWTRDEDAPAFVVGAAELTAVATLLGTCVFLAIFAGSALIYTDHTAAWLADPQGYIQAVLGRGGR, translated from the coding sequence ATGATCGACTGGAACGCCCATCTGATCATCGGCCCCATCGTCCTGCCGATGATCATCGCCTCAGCCATGCTGCTGCTGGACGAGCGTCGCCGAACGCTGAAGGCGGCGCTCAGCTTGAGCGCTATGGCCGCCATTCTGATCATGGCCTTGGTTCTGCTGCACGAAAGCGCAAACGGCGCCGTGGGCGGCGGCGATACTGCGCGGGTCTATCGCCTGGGATCGTGGGCTGCGCCCTACGGCATCGTCCTGGTGGCCGACCGGCTGTCGACGATGATGGTCGCGCTGACCAGCGTTTTGGGCGGATGCGCCCTGATCTTCGCCTTGGCGCGATGGGACCGGGCGGGGCCGCGCTTCCACGCCCTGTTCCTGCTTCTCATCATGGGGGTGAACGGCGCCCTGCTGACCGGCGACCTGTTCAACCTGTTCGTCTTTTTCGAGATCATGCTGGCCGCCTCGTACGGACTGGCCCTGCATGGGTCGGGCGAGGCGCGTGTGCGAGCGGGCGTGATCTATATCGCCGTCAATCTGACCGCGTCCTTGCTGTTCCTGATCGGCGTCAGCCTGATCTACGGGGTGACCGGCACGCTGAACATGGCGGATGTTGCGACGCGGGTTGCGACCGTCTCAGCGGATGACCTGGGACTGTTTCATATCGGAGCGGCGGTGCTGGGCACGGCCTTTCTGATCAAGTGCGCCATGTGGCCCTTGGGGTTCTGGCTGACCCCGACCTATTCGGCAGCCAGCGCGCCGGCGGCGGCGGTCTTCGCCATCCTGTCCAAGGTCGGGGTCTATGTGGTCATCCGCCTTAGTCTGCTGCTGTTCGGCGCCGACGCGGGCGCCTCGGCCGGATTTGGCCTGACTTGGCTGTTCGTCGGCGGACTGGCGACCATAGCGTTCGGCACGTTCGGCCTGATCGCCTCTCGCGATCTGTCGCGCGCCGCCGGGTTCGGCGTGATGATTTCCTCCGGCACCGTTCTGGCCAGCCTGGGCGTCGGCGATGCGGCGACCCTCAGCGGCGCGCTCTTTTACCTGATCGGCTCCACCCTGGCCTGCGCAGCCCTGTTTCTGCTGGCCGAGATCCTCCAGCGAGGGCGAGAATCCGATGTCGGAGAGGCGCGCGCTGTTTTCGATGACGAATATCGTGATCCGTTCGACGACGAAGAGCGCAACGAGCCGGGCCTGGTCATTCCGGCGGCCGTCGCGGCCCTGGGCGGGGCCTTTCTGATCTGCACCCTGATGGTTGCCGGCCTGCCGCCTTTGGCCGGCTTCGTCGGGAAACTTTCTATGATCAGCGCCTTGGTCGGCGTTGGCGATGCGGCGGCCTGGACGCTGGTCGCCGTGCTTTCCGTGTCCAGCCTCGGCGCCTTGATCGGCCTGACCCGCCTAGGGGTCGGCGCGATCTGGACGCGCGACGAAGATGCGCCGGCTTTCGTGGTGGGTGCGGCCGAGCTGACGGCGGTCGCAACCCTGCTCGGCACCTGCGTGTTCCTGGCCATCTTCGCTGGCTCCGCGTTGATCTACACCGACCACACGGCGGCGTGGCTGGCTGACCCGCAAGGCTATATCCAAGCGGTCTTGGGCAGGGGGGGTCGATGA
- a CDS encoding Na+/H+ antiporter subunit C, translating to MELVLALAIGVLSASGVWLLLRPRTFQVIMGLSLLSYAVNIFIFAMGRLRSGAPPVLAGEVSDPARYTDPTPQALVLTAIVISFALTALFLVVILAARGITGSDHVDGKEPDA from the coding sequence ATGGAGCTGGTTCTCGCCCTCGCCATCGGCGTGCTGTCGGCCTCCGGTGTCTGGCTGCTGCTGCGCCCGCGCACCTTTCAGGTGATCATGGGGCTGTCGCTGCTGTCCTATGCGGTCAATATCTTCATCTTCGCCATGGGACGGCTGAGGTCGGGCGCGCCGCCGGTGCTGGCGGGCGAGGTCTCCGACCCGGCGCGCTACACCGACCCGACGCCGCAGGCGCTGGTCCTGACCGCGATCGTCATCAGCTTCGCCCTGACCGCGCTGTTCCTGGTTGTCATTCTGGCCGCGCGCGGCATCACCGGCAGCGACCATGTCGATGGCAAGGAGCCGGACGCATGA
- a CDS encoding flagellar basal body P-ring protein FlgI, with product MPARLIASVAATLVVAGGATSALAQSQSRIKDIAAVEGVRGNQLVGYGMVMGLNGTGDSLRNCPFTRQSLEGMTERLGVNIRGANANTKNMAAVMVTADLPAFATPGSRIDVSVASMCDAKSLLGGSLVVTSLQGADGQVYAVAQGSVQTGAVSASGGSGSSVTRGVPTAGRIASGALVERETGFQMANMNEVRLNLRNPDFTTAQRVAAVVNAAYPGSALAENGTVVALRAPGELGMAGFISRIENLAVSVDTPAKVIIDEVNGVIVMGDAVRISRVAIAQGNLTISVDEQPQVSQPAPFSRGQTAVVPSTQVNVEEDLGTQMRLVGGGANLSTLVNGLNALGVSPRDMISILQAIKAAGALQADIEVM from the coding sequence CTGCCTGCCCGCCTGATCGCCTCAGTCGCCGCGACGCTCGTCGTCGCCGGCGGCGCGACCTCGGCGCTGGCCCAGTCGCAATCGCGCATCAAGGACATTGCCGCCGTCGAGGGCGTGCGCGGCAACCAGTTGGTCGGCTACGGCATGGTCATGGGGCTGAACGGCACGGGCGATTCCTTACGCAACTGTCCCTTCACCCGCCAGTCGTTGGAAGGCATGACCGAGCGGCTGGGCGTCAACATTCGCGGGGCCAACGCCAACACCAAGAATATGGCCGCCGTCATGGTCACGGCCGACCTGCCCGCATTCGCCACGCCCGGCTCGCGCATCGACGTGTCGGTCGCCTCCATGTGCGACGCCAAGAGCCTGCTGGGCGGTTCGCTGGTTGTCACCAGCCTGCAAGGCGCGGACGGTCAGGTCTATGCGGTGGCGCAAGGCTCGGTCCAGACCGGCGCCGTCTCGGCGTCTGGCGGTTCGGGGTCGTCGGTGACGCGCGGCGTGCCGACTGCGGGCCGCATCGCTTCGGGCGCCTTGGTCGAGCGCGAGACCGGCTTCCAGATGGCCAATATGAACGAGGTGCGCCTGAACCTGCGCAACCCCGACTTCACCACTGCCCAGCGCGTCGCCGCCGTCGTCAACGCCGCCTATCCAGGATCGGCTTTGGCCGAGAACGGCACGGTCGTCGCCCTGCGCGCGCCTGGTGAACTGGGCATGGCGGGCTTCATCAGCCGGATCGAAAACCTGGCCGTCAGCGTCGACACCCCCGCCAAGGTCATCATCGACGAGGTCAACGGCGTCATCGTCATGGGCGACGCCGTGCGCATCTCTCGCGTCGCCATCGCCCAGGGCAATCTGACCATATCGGTGGACGAACAGCCGCAGGTCAGTCAGCCGGCGCCCTTCAGCCGGGGCCAGACCGCCGTCGTGCCCTCGACCCAGGTGAACGTCGAAGAGGATCTGGGCACCCAGATGCGGCTGGTCGGCGGCGGCGCCAACCTGTCCACCCTGGTCAACGGCCTGAACGCCCTCGGCGTCAGCCCGCGTGACATGATCAGCATTCTGCAGGCCATCAAGGCCGCCGGCGCCCTGCAGGCCGACATCGAAGTGATGTGA
- the dksA gene encoding RNA polymerase-binding protein DksA → MSALASVVSDETGQYRPSDSEPFMNERQQAYFKKKLLAWKDEILRESKGTVVNLKAETENHPDLVDRASSESDRALELRTRDRQRKLISKIDDALRRIEDGSYGYCEDTGEPISLGRLEARPTATLSVEAQERHERRERVHRDD, encoded by the coding sequence ATGAGCGCCTTGGCGTCCGTTGTGTCCGACGAAACCGGCCAGTATCGGCCGTCTGACAGCGAGCCGTTCATGAACGAACGGCAGCAAGCTTATTTCAAGAAGAAGCTGCTGGCCTGGAAGGATGAAATCCTTCGCGAGTCCAAGGGTACGGTCGTCAATCTGAAGGCCGAGACCGAAAACCACCCCGATCTGGTGGACCGGGCGTCTTCGGAATCTGATCGCGCGCTGGAGTTGCGCACCCGCGACCGCCAACGCAAGTTGATCTCCAAGATCGACGACGCGCTGCGCCGGATCGAGGACGGCTCCTACGGCTACTGCGAGGACACGGGCGAACCCATCAGCCTGGGTCGTCTGGAAGCCCGTCCGACGGCGACCCTGTCGGTCGAAGCCCAGGAACGCCACGAACGCCGCGAACGCGTTCACCGCGACGACTGA
- the mnhG gene encoding monovalent cation/H(+) antiporter subunit G, translated as MTQADVPAWAAIIVVALAVIGSALSLLGVVGLVRLKTFYERVHAPTLGATLGMALVLLASIVWFTTVERRFMPREILIGLFLTVTTPVTLILLARAALFRDRTEGAEDTPRKG; from the coding sequence ATGACCCAAGCTGACGTTCCCGCATGGGCCGCTATCATTGTCGTGGCCCTGGCCGTAATCGGCTCGGCCCTCTCGCTACTGGGCGTGGTTGGGCTGGTTCGGCTGAAGACCTTCTATGAGCGCGTCCATGCCCCGACGCTTGGCGCCACGCTGGGCATGGCCCTGGTCCTGCTGGCGTCGATCGTCTGGTTCACGACCGTCGAGCGGCGTTTCATGCCGCGCGAAATCCTGATCGGCCTGTTCCTGACGGTCACGACGCCGGTCACCCTTATCCTGCTCGCCCGCGCCGCCCTGTTCCGCGATCGCACCGAGGGCGCCGAAGACACGCCGAGAAAGGGCTGA
- a CDS encoding Na+/H+ antiporter subunit E: MRRVLPYPILSLGLFVASILLSASVAPPSLALAVLLALLAPIIMLALGVDRVRVKAPMAIMRLAIDVIGDIVRSNWAVSHIILGRRRHERTSGFIHIPLDLRDRYGLAVLAIIITSTPGTLWVEYESATGRLLLHVLDLVDEETWVRLIKDRYERRLMEIFE, encoded by the coding sequence ATGAGACGCGTCCTCCCCTACCCCATCCTGTCACTCGGCCTGTTCGTCGCCTCAATCCTGCTCAGCGCCTCGGTCGCGCCGCCTTCCCTGGCGCTCGCGGTGCTGCTGGCCCTGCTGGCGCCGATCATCATGTTGGCGCTGGGCGTGGATCGCGTGCGGGTGAAGGCGCCGATGGCCATAATGCGCCTCGCCATCGACGTCATCGGCGACATCGTGCGCTCCAACTGGGCGGTGTCGCACATCATTCTGGGGCGGCGACGACATGAGCGCACATCCGGCTTCATCCACATCCCGTTGGACCTGCGCGACCGATATGGCCTGGCGGTCCTGGCCATCATTATCACCTCGACGCCTGGCACCTTGTGGGTCGAGTATGAGTCCGCCACCGGCCGTCTGCTGCTGCACGTGCTGGATCTCGTGGATGAAGAGACCTGGGTGCGGCTGATCAAGGATCGCTACGAGCGCCGGCTGATGGAGATTTTCGAATGA
- a CDS encoding flagellar assembly protein FliX yields the protein MKVVGPNGVSTPASTRPTRSASGFSLGQAASPSAPAATTASAATGGVSDVSALMALQGVEGPLEKRRRAIRRGSGLLDRLDEIKLALLNGDADEGALDRLARSLREERADDDDKDLGALLDQIDLRASVELAKAEMRRNRP from the coding sequence ATGAAGGTTGTCGGCCCCAACGGCGTCAGCACGCCTGCCAGCACACGTCCGACGCGATCCGCCAGCGGTTTCTCGCTGGGGCAGGCCGCATCTCCGTCCGCGCCCGCTGCAACGACCGCCAGCGCAGCAACCGGCGGGGTCTCTGACGTCTCGGCTTTGATGGCCCTTCAAGGTGTCGAGGGACCTCTGGAAAAGCGACGTCGCGCGATCCGGCGCGGCAGCGGTCTTCTGGATCGCCTTGACGAAATCAAGCTGGCCCTGCTGAACGGCGACGCCGACGAGGGGGCGCTGGATCGCCTGGCGCGAAGCCTGCGCGAGGAGCGCGCCGACGATGACGACAAGGACCTGGGCGCCCTGCTGGATCAGATCGACCTGCGCGCTTCAGTCGAGCTGGCGAAGGCCGAAATGCGCCGCAACCGCCCCTGA
- a CDS encoding flagellar basal-body protein FlbY, whose product MSDTELAQARVRQLTTLTLRLTERLKAETAAFADGRPQDVAAGLSETQEMANLYRRDSAHVKANPALLSGAPLEDRSTLVDATREFDAVLTRHSRAVDAARQISEGLVRAIAAEVTAARTPASAYAADGRASLGDGRAVALNRMA is encoded by the coding sequence ATGAGCGACACTGAACTGGCCCAGGCGCGCGTTCGCCAGCTGACGACCCTGACCTTGCGCCTGACCGAGCGGCTGAAGGCCGAAACAGCCGCTTTCGCCGATGGCCGTCCACAGGATGTGGCGGCCGGTCTGTCGGAAACGCAGGAGATGGCCAATCTCTACCGGCGCGATTCCGCCCATGTGAAGGCCAATCCGGCGCTACTAAGCGGCGCTCCACTCGAAGACCGCAGCACACTGGTCGACGCCACGCGTGAGTTCGACGCCGTCCTGACTCGTCACAGCCGCGCCGTCGACGCCGCGCGTCAAATTTCCGAGGGCCTAGTCCGCGCCATCGCGGCGGAGGTCACCGCTGCTCGCACACCCGCCTCCGCCTATGCCGCCGACGGCCGCGCCTCGCTAGGCGACGGACGCGCTGTCGCCCTGAATCGAATGGCCTGA